Proteins encoded in a region of the Zea mays cultivar B73 chromosome 2, Zm-B73-REFERENCE-NAM-5.0, whole genome shotgun sequence genome:
- the LOC100194314 gene encoding putative RING zinc finger domain superfamily protein, whose product MDEHMGRRTVGGLLFTKGGSILLFREDGSRPKAKNCCTRHGCSGQHPADRAKGKEVHRAAAVGSESTPATPRRSQAFRKPNRRPPHEGSASGSIVRDVGGPCSETGSGSRDAPGRDLLARLKERVNTSRKRSLNRENSPQSPSGLSVCASSPSNSRSVSRPSHRTASRIREADEGANAGADSVVRRNAARRGSERSDDDLLLVEQVTRNQAPSEGFLSGFMARYRSDLQGELSSLDDSMEDPNGYLRFDVGGIEELENYFIFNDRHRGMRMDIDGMSYEELLALGERIGTVNTGLSDDALSACLNRRLYMPTASGSHEDCERKCSVCQEEYLAGEEVGEMACKHYYHLSCIDHWLRQKNWCPICKSVALKIN is encoded by the exons ATGGATGAGCACATGGGAAGACGAACAGTCGGCGgcctcctcttcaccaagggaggATCCATCCTTCTCTTCAGAGAAGACGGCTCGCGCCCCAAGGCCAAGAACTGCTGCACGCGCCATGGCTGTAGCGGTCAGCATCCTGCTGACAGAGCCAAGGGCAAGGAGGTGCACAGGGCAGCAGCGGTGGGCAGTGAATCGACACCGGCTACCCCTCGGAGATCACAAGCTTTTAGGAAGCCCAACAGAAGGCCTCCACATGAAGGCAGTGCCTCAGGCAGCATCGTCAGGGATGTAGGAGGCCCTTGTAGCGAAACCGGCAGCGGGTCAAGAGATGCTCCTGGGCGTGATCTGCTTGCTCGGCTTAAGgagagggtcaacacatcaaggaAACGATCGTTGAACAGGGAGAACAGCCCGCAGTCGCCGAGTGGACTCAGTGTCTGTGCCAGTTCCCCGAGCAACAGTCGGTCAGTCTCAAGGCCGTCGCACCGGACAGCTTCGAGGATAAGAGAAGCTGACGAAGGCGCGAATGCAGGAGCTGACAGTGTAGTGCGCAGAAATGCTGCTAGGAGGGGTTCAGAGAGGAGTGACGATGACTTGCTGCTGGTCGAGCAGGTAACAAGAAACCAAGCGCCTTCTGAAGGGTTTCTCTCTGGATTCATGGCTAGATACAGAAGCGATCTTCAGGGAGAGCTTTCGTCCCTGGACGACAGCATGGAGGATCCAAATGGATACTTGCGCTTTGATGTGGGCGGGATTGAAGAG CTCGAGAACTATTTCATATTCAATGATCGGCATAGAGGAATGAGGATGGATATCGACGGCATGTCCTACGAA GAGTTGCTTGCTTTGGGGGAGCGAATTGGTACCGTAAACACAGGTCTTTCAGACGACGCGTTATCCGCGTGCCTGAACAGGAGGCTCTACATGCCCACAGCTTCAGGTTCTCATGAAGATTGTGAAAGAAAATGCAGCGTATGCCAG GAGGAGTATTTAGCAGGCGAGGAGGTGGGCGAGATGGCATGTAAACACTACTACCACCTTTCCTGCATAGATCactggcttcggcagaagaactggTGTCCTATCTGCAAATCTGTCGCCCTGAAAATCAACTAG